The following are from one region of the Chromobacterium phragmitis genome:
- a CDS encoding prepilin peptidase has protein sequence MDQSTPSYPCRVQRLKNALVFSGSSIALLAAFTLLKISAPPHAQSAGIMLALGLAFGSFLNALAYRLPIMIEQAWLRECREAVGLATAGHARVTLSRPRSHCPACGHELALWELIPVISYIWLRGRCHSCGRTISLRYPAVELAIASCFALIGWTYGFQLQTLGLAVFVYFLAALALIDLDARLLPDALTQPLLWLGLLANTFQLQSSLNEAVIGAAAGYALMWSIAALSRLATGKDGLGEGDFKLVAAMAAWLGWPALPLIILLSFSTSAAIGTMRIKLRLAQPDSPQPFGPYLVAAGLVSLIWGRQIIDWYLRIALSGY, from the coding sequence ATGGATCAATCGACACCAAGTTATCCTTGCAGAGTCCAGCGCCTCAAGAACGCACTCGTCTTCTCAGGCAGTTCGATCGCATTGCTTGCGGCATTCACTCTCCTGAAAATATCGGCGCCTCCTCACGCTCAGTCAGCGGGAATCATGCTGGCACTGGGGCTCGCTTTCGGCAGTTTCCTGAATGCGCTTGCCTATCGCCTGCCTATCATGATCGAGCAAGCTTGGCTGCGCGAATGCCGAGAAGCCGTTGGGCTCGCGACAGCCGGCCATGCCCGCGTGACGCTATCCCGCCCTCGCTCTCATTGCCCGGCCTGCGGCCACGAGCTGGCCCTCTGGGAGCTGATCCCGGTCATAAGCTATATCTGGCTGCGAGGCCGCTGCCATTCCTGCGGGCGAACAATTAGTCTGCGCTATCCCGCCGTAGAACTCGCCATTGCCTCATGCTTCGCGTTGATTGGCTGGACTTACGGCTTTCAGCTCCAAACTCTGGGCCTGGCTGTTTTCGTGTACTTTCTTGCCGCGCTGGCGCTGATTGATCTGGATGCCCGTCTGCTGCCCGACGCCTTGACACAGCCGCTGCTTTGGCTCGGTTTGCTGGCCAATACTTTTCAATTGCAATCCAGCCTGAACGAGGCTGTCATCGGCGCGGCCGCGGGCTATGCGCTCATGTGGTCCATCGCGGCCCTCTCTCGCCTGGCCACGGGCAAAGACGGCCTGGGAGAGGGCGACTTCAAGCTCGTCGCCGCCATGGCAGCCTGGCTGGGATGGCCGGCCCTTCCCCTGATCATCCTCCTCAGCTTCAGCACCAGCGCGGCTATCGGAACCATGCGGATCAAACTTCGACTCGCGCAACCAGACAGCCCCCAGCCCTTCGGCCCCTACCTTGTCGCCGCTGGCCTTGTCTCCCTGATATGGGGACGGCAAATCATCGATTGGTATTTGCGAATCGCCCTAAGCGGATACTGA
- a CDS encoding H-NS histone family protein: MDSLLTESDLANLSIADLQRLKSIVENALQKKISAEHADAKQKIMALAALQNLTPQETAHGRDRKKPQSQPSQSPPRYLHPDDESLTWTGRGRQPKWVSEWIHDGNSLESLTIQKP, from the coding sequence ATGGATTCATTATTGACCGAGAGCGATCTCGCAAACCTCAGCATCGCAGACCTGCAGCGCTTGAAATCGATCGTCGAAAATGCATTGCAAAAAAAAATCAGCGCGGAGCATGCTGACGCCAAACAGAAAATCATGGCCCTGGCCGCGCTTCAAAACTTGACTCCACAAGAAACCGCCCACGGTCGCGACAGAAAAAAGCCGCAGAGCCAACCGTCTCAAAGCCCTCCCAGATATCTTCACCCCGATGATGAGTCACTGACCTGGACTGGCCGAGGTCGGCAGCCTAAGTGGGTGTCGGAATGGATTCACGACGGCAACTCCCTGGAAAGCCTCACGATCCAGAAACCATAA
- a CDS encoding DotA/TraY family protein has protein sequence MSALSEGAKGIGYVFLERLLGSEALGYFGIQASGVNSAPMTSGMALAADVALWFMPLITFYILGMGLLYSSQEGTVLGKRWSAVIVPLRGVGGLLFSAPVVPGGLSAIQIFVVGLGLLGNYIGNEAANVLAEKIYQPGSGFVQARMSAPLTDNTAKANAFAALTASEVCMMAARNLGYGTGTSAGGASSGGSSAAKALWGTETGAKGGVSPVTTPLSAICGNAQVGGAGGSNPGYPTDVMDCGATEYPSVCNAVQRVNQEFRGKVQARLQSNRGILADQDMFDLAQQYRDAMTRAINPDLSEVITKNAEAVKKMGWPGLGNFFQKYSAASGEFDNYIYHSANPKFDFKNIGDATQAGMALSDQSQMAFKRAANVFDYTWEGALRSLGAVASGADSTAARLVLSAQGVENTILRNMIFGVGNSAFDVGAMDAVQRLGIYMNVAGALTLKYAGDEASDGEGGIDEKSGETKDSGSVSSSLADGLKVLAGGNGMKDMLRMMAKPAMLAGLVLTTLLPSLPTIYFVLMTMEWVIWLIVAAMASPLWMIFHMLPDGDSLVNNRAETGWGLLAYIALFPLFVVLGFGAAMTLFNVAIPFAFEMMMSISSSSTAGATMDILFKPILMAAVVIGTTFLTMSLIISLPHRLATWINIHPQSDSLQEGKGQLGVITAPRLTGMNSAELSGGRAGAGPGSRSWMPKIFGKR, from the coding sequence ATGAGCGCTTTGAGCGAAGGTGCGAAAGGCATTGGTTATGTATTTTTGGAGCGATTGCTTGGCTCCGAAGCGCTGGGGTATTTCGGCATTCAGGCCAGCGGGGTCAATTCCGCCCCCATGACCTCGGGCATGGCGCTCGCGGCGGATGTTGCGCTGTGGTTCATGCCGTTGATCACATTTTACATTCTTGGCATGGGTTTGCTGTATTCCTCTCAGGAGGGGACCGTGCTTGGGAAGCGCTGGTCGGCGGTCATCGTGCCGTTGCGGGGAGTGGGGGGATTGCTGTTTTCCGCTCCGGTTGTCCCTGGCGGTCTGTCGGCTATCCAAATATTCGTCGTGGGCTTGGGGCTGTTGGGCAACTATATCGGCAATGAGGCCGCCAATGTTCTGGCGGAAAAGATCTATCAGCCAGGTTCCGGTTTTGTCCAGGCAAGAATGAGCGCGCCATTGACGGACAATACCGCGAAGGCGAATGCCTTCGCCGCTTTGACGGCCTCTGAAGTGTGCATGATGGCGGCCCGCAACCTGGGCTACGGCACAGGGACTTCGGCTGGAGGCGCCTCGAGCGGCGGCTCATCCGCAGCGAAGGCGTTGTGGGGTACGGAAACGGGGGCAAAGGGCGGCGTCAGCCCGGTGACCACCCCGCTGTCGGCTATTTGCGGCAATGCGCAAGTCGGCGGGGCCGGGGGGTCGAATCCGGGTTATCCCACTGATGTGATGGATTGCGGCGCGACGGAGTATCCTTCGGTCTGCAATGCGGTGCAGCGTGTCAATCAGGAATTCCGCGGGAAGGTCCAGGCCAGGCTTCAGTCGAACAGGGGGATTCTAGCCGATCAGGACATGTTCGATCTGGCCCAGCAATACCGGGATGCCATGACCAGGGCCATCAATCCGGACTTGAGCGAGGTGATCACGAAGAATGCCGAAGCGGTCAAGAAGATGGGCTGGCCTGGCTTGGGCAATTTCTTCCAGAAATATTCGGCGGCTAGCGGCGAATTCGACAACTATATCTACCACTCGGCCAACCCCAAGTTCGATTTCAAAAATATCGGCGATGCGACACAAGCCGGCATGGCCCTCAGCGACCAAAGCCAGATGGCGTTCAAGCGGGCGGCAAACGTATTTGATTACACTTGGGAGGGGGCGTTAAGGTCGCTGGGCGCCGTGGCCTCTGGGGCGGACAGCACGGCGGCCAGGTTGGTGCTGTCGGCGCAAGGCGTGGAGAACACGATTCTGCGCAACATGATATTTGGCGTAGGGAATAGCGCTTTTGATGTTGGCGCCATGGATGCGGTGCAACGGCTGGGCATATACATGAACGTGGCCGGCGCGCTCACACTGAAGTATGCGGGCGATGAAGCGTCGGATGGCGAGGGAGGCATCGATGAGAAGTCCGGAGAGACCAAGGACTCCGGATCCGTCAGCAGTAGCCTGGCAGACGGCTTGAAGGTATTGGCCGGTGGAAACGGCATGAAAGACATGCTGCGCATGATGGCCAAGCCGGCGATGCTTGCGGGTTTGGTGTTGACGACGTTGCTGCCGTCGCTGCCGACTATCTATTTTGTCCTGATGACGATGGAGTGGGTGATCTGGTTGATTGTGGCTGCGATGGCGTCGCCGCTGTGGATGATTTTTCACATGCTGCCGGATGGAGATAGCCTGGTGAACAACCGCGCTGAAACCGGTTGGGGCTTGCTTGCCTATATCGCGCTTTTCCCGTTGTTCGTGGTGCTGGGATTTGGAGCCGCGATGACGTTGTTCAATGTGGCGATACCGTTTGCGTTTGAAATGATGATGTCGATCAGCAGCTCGTCGACTGCAGGCGCCACCATGGATATTCTGTTCAAGCCGATATTGATGGCTGCTGTCGTGATTGGCACCACTTTCCTGACCATGAGCCTGATTATCTCGCTGCCCCATCGCCTGGCTACCTGGATCAACATCCATCCGCAGAGCGACAGCCTTCAAGAGGGCAAGGGGCAGCTGGGGGTCATTACGGCCCCGAGGCTCACGGGCATGAATTCGGCGGAACTGAGCGGAGGGAGGGCGGGCGCCGGGCCGGGCTCCAGGAGCTGGATGCCGAAAATCTTTGGCAAGCGTTAA
- a CDS encoding M23 family metallopeptidase yields MKTFLSCFALTLVALSIGGLGVVGMSLPAGAAADAGGNGGGGKSGFCFAKPFTIPMRISSHATPLREQPTTGQYRPHYGDDIAMPSNTPIYAPADGVIQTVARNRPGAGNYINIQHPSGYLTRYLHLNSISVRNGQRVKTGELLGYSGMTGGVSTGPHLHWEAHIPVYKKPFPPVGPTYMLCQGAPPAQPQEEAKETGDPAETVKWPQDSDGPDPAWEACPIQPPAMQPQEWRLDDPERKGKPY; encoded by the coding sequence ATGAAGACGTTTCTATCGTGCTTTGCGCTGACGCTGGTTGCGCTTTCGATTGGCGGCCTTGGCGTTGTCGGCATGTCGCTGCCGGCGGGAGCCGCTGCGGATGCGGGCGGCAACGGAGGGGGCGGAAAATCGGGCTTCTGCTTCGCCAAGCCATTTACGATTCCCATGCGCATCAGCAGCCATGCCACCCCGCTGAGAGAACAGCCCACGACAGGGCAATACAGGCCCCACTATGGCGACGACATAGCCATGCCAAGCAATACGCCGATTTATGCGCCTGCCGACGGCGTGATTCAGACGGTGGCTCGGAATCGGCCAGGGGCGGGCAATTACATCAATATCCAGCATCCCAGCGGTTATTTGACGCGTTATCTGCACTTGAACTCCATTTCGGTCAGAAATGGACAGAGAGTGAAAACCGGCGAGTTGCTGGGTTATTCCGGCATGACGGGTGGCGTCAGCACAGGGCCCCATTTGCACTGGGAGGCGCATATTCCTGTCTACAAGAAGCCCTTTCCGCCGGTTGGACCCACTTATATGTTGTGTCAAGGCGCTCCCCCGGCTCAGCCGCAGGAAGAAGCCAAGGAAACGGGCGACCCGGCTGAAACGGTGAAGTGGCCGCAAGATTCGGATGGGCCGGATCCGGCTTGGGAGGCGTGTCCCATTCAGCCGCCAGCCATGCAGCCTCAGGAGTGGCGTTTGGACGACCCTGAGCGAAAGGGCAAGCCTTACTGA
- a CDS encoding EAL domain-containing protein, whose translation MIPSELVRSTPTRDTLDAALRNNEFRLHYQPQLSCSSLQLTGAEALTRWKQSPSSSKLTNPSHFIPQAEENGFIMALGDWCLQTAIQTTSAWERGSLPPHFRTAINLSVRQITPELPKRIDSLIREAGLDPWRIELEITESFLFQDLPTMTDIARQLRNLGVRVAIDDFGTGFSVLEHLRHIPATTIKIDRSFTQRMLRIERDHIIMRNLIRMIRDLGMESICEGVETAEQLKAVQDMGADHWQGFLFSPAIPAENLTLLLPSESDTPPPPEQPGQITTPETFQNADRRHSPGPERAQTWELQLKQNMQKRKLSKYTNVYAFKI comes from the coding sequence ATGATACCCAGTGAACTAGTGCGCTCAACACCGACAAGAGACACCCTTGATGCGGCCTTGCGCAATAACGAGTTCAGACTTCACTACCAACCACAACTCAGCTGCTCCAGCCTGCAACTCACCGGCGCGGAAGCGCTGACGCGATGGAAGCAATCGCCATCCTCATCCAAGCTGACCAACCCCTCCCACTTCATCCCGCAAGCGGAAGAAAACGGTTTCATCATGGCGTTAGGCGATTGGTGCCTGCAAACCGCCATCCAGACTACCAGCGCCTGGGAGCGCGGCAGCCTGCCGCCTCATTTCCGAACCGCCATCAACCTGTCCGTTCGACAAATCACACCTGAGCTTCCCAAACGGATTGACTCCCTCATCCGCGAGGCGGGCCTAGATCCCTGGCGAATCGAGCTGGAGATCACTGAATCTTTCTTGTTCCAGGACTTGCCGACCATGACGGACATCGCTCGGCAGCTCCGAAACCTAGGCGTCCGAGTCGCCATAGACGACTTTGGAACCGGTTTTTCCGTTCTGGAACACCTAAGGCACATCCCCGCCACCACGATCAAGATCGACCGCAGCTTTACCCAGCGAATGCTCCGCATAGAGCGTGACCACATCATCATGCGCAATTTGATACGCATGATCCGGGACCTGGGCATGGAAAGCATTTGCGAAGGCGTGGAAACGGCGGAACAGTTGAAAGCTGTCCAGGATATGGGTGCCGACCACTGGCAAGGATTTCTGTTTTCGCCCGCCATCCCGGCAGAGAACCTCACCTTGCTTCTGCCCAGCGAAAGCGACACTCCCCCTCCCCCAGAGCAGCCAGGGCAAATAACTACCCCTGAGACATTTCAAAATGCTGACCGGCGTCACTCCCCAGGCCCCGAGAGGGCGCAAACATGGGAATTACAACTAAAACAAAATATGCAAAAAAGGAAATTAAGTAAATATACGAATGTATATGCATTTAAAATCTGA